From Acinonyx jubatus isolate Ajub_Pintada_27869175 chromosome E2, VMU_Ajub_asm_v1.0, whole genome shotgun sequence:
GCTTCCGGATGGTTCCCTGTAGCCTGACCCAGGGTGACCACGGGAGAAAGGCTGGGGTTGGAGGAAGGGGGCCTGGCCACATCTTGAATGCCAGTCTGAGGGTGAGCCATCGCTGAGGAGCCCCCAGGgtcctgagcagaggagggatggGGCTACATGTCCCCAGCGTGGGTCTCGTGGGATCTGTGCTCTGGATTGGTGGGGAGAGTGGGCACGCAGGTAAGGAGGTGCTGAGGGTGTAGGTGGGGTCACAGCCCCTGGGCGCCCAGAGCTGGGCACGGTGAGTAAAGGGGGGAGCCGGCCAGCCACGTCCCACCCTCCCAGAGGTCACCCCCCAGGGAAGTGGGTGAGAAGGTGTCTCATGAGCGAGAAGCGAGGAGCCATTTCAGGGTGGTCGTATCTGGAGGGTGGTCTCTGTGTAGACACCGAGCAAGGCCAGGGGGCAGCCGAGGAGAAGGCAGCTGGAGAGAAGCGGGTGATGGCACCTGGACCTACCGTAGCCAGCCTAGCGGGATGGCTGTCGACTTGGAGCCCAGGCGGGGGTGTGCAGGGGCTCCGTGGCTCCTCACGGCCCCTCTCTGGCCACCCCCCGTGCCCCTAGGAGCCGCTCCCGCTCCGGGGACCGGTACAGGCGGGGCGGCCGGGGCCCCCGGCACCACAGCAGTAGCCGCAGCCGCAGCAGCTGGTCCCTCAGCCCGTCCCGCAGTCGCAGCCTGACTCGGAGCCGCAGCCCCAGCCAGAGCCGCAGCCGCAGCCagagccgcagccgcagccgcagccagAGCCACTCGCCATCGCCCCCAAGGGAGAAGCTGACCAGGCCGGCGGCGTCCCCTGCTGTGGGCGAGAAGCTGAAAAAGtaagcgggggcaggggggctgggggaagacagTCGTCAGCCTCAGGCGAGGTGGCTGAGCCCCACCGTTCTCTTTCTGAAGAGGGCTTGGTCCTGCCTCGGGAGGTCTGAGGGGCACGTGGCCCCAACTTGGGAGGGTAGATCTGAGGGGCGTCCGAGGAGTCGCAGCCCTTCCTCGGATGAGGGTTTAGGGGACACGGCCCCTGTCTCGAGAGAGCCGAGAGGCACAGTGTCTCCTCGGGGGCATCCGAGGCCCACTGCCCTCAGATGGTCCTGAGGTTGCCTGGGGTCAGAGGTGGCAACCGTCCTTTCCTCCTCCCAGGACCGAACCTGCCGCTGGTAAAGAGACAGGAGCTGCCAAAGTCAGTAAGAATTTGGAACTCGGCCGTCTAATTCCCGCCAGCAGCAGTGCCCGAGAGCTGGGCCCGGTGGGCCTGCAGGGGGGGCCCGGGGGGGGTCGGGAGATCCAGCCCTGGGGTCGAAGGGGGCTGGGAATGCTCTGCCCCTTGAGATCTgcgtccccctcccctcctcactgtcCAGCGGGGCTCCAGCCGTCCCCAGGCTTCCCAGACCCTTGTGGCGGGCATCTGCggcctgtccctcctccccacgcGCCCCCGCAAGACCCAGGCTCTTGGATGAGGTAGGTTGTTGGAGCTCCGGACACCCACCCCCTCTCCCgcctcttctcccccttccccagcccaagCTGACGCCACAGGAGAAGCTGAAGCTGAGGATGCAGAAAGCGCTGAACAGGCAGTGTATGTCCCACCACGTGCACCCGGTCTCCCCGGCCCCTTTCCAGCGTCCTGTGGGGgaggccctgcccttccctgcacGGGCGGGCATCAGCGTGCATGCCGTTCTGCCACCACGCTAAGGGCCTTGGCCGTCTGGTGGGCCTCTCTGGGCTCAGCTTTGGCATCGGGAAAGGGGGGGCTCTTGAGGGCACCCCTCAGCGATCGTGTCCCTCTTTCACTACAGTCAAGGCGGATAAGAAGGCAGCGCAGGAGAAGATGATACAGCAGGAGCATGAGCGCCAGGTAGGAGTGAGactgaggggtgggggcgggacaGGGGGTGCCAGCCGGGCCCCCCCTCACGGCCATCTCTGCCACAGGAGCGGGAAGACGAGCTTCGAGCCATGGCCCGCAAGATCCGCATGAAGTAAGACCATCGCACTCCTGCGTCTAGGTCACAGCCACCCGCTCGTGGGCTGCCCAGCGTTCTCAACCGCCCGGTCCCTAGCTAGAGCCCTGTGGTCTGCTCCAGCCCTAGGGGTGGAAGGCAAAGTGCCCGCCTGGCCCTCAGTgtcctccctctgtcctcagcCTTTGTGCTGCACCTGCTGGGTCTCCTCCTGGCTCTGCCGGCCCCGGAGCACGGAGCCTCTGCTGTTCCTTTGCCTGGCTTCATTTGTGGGGGGGTTTCCGGAGGGGGGCTCCCTGACTGTCCTATCTAGGGTGGCACCCCAAAACGCTCCATCCCCCGAGGCTGCTGTGTTTTCTTCAGAGTACTAACCCCCACTTGGCACGTGCTGTTCTGTTACCTCGCTTACTAGTTGATGTCCCTCAAAGTGAGATGAGGACAGGTTCGGTGCTGGCTCCCTGCTGTGTGTGTGCTCAGCCCCCGGAACACAGAAGTGGTGCTTAGTAAGCCAACCCCGTGGTGgcttcctcttctccccttctgttcCTCAACTCCTCACTGCAAAGTGGACAGGCTCGGGGCCTGGGTCAGACAGACGTGAAGTCTAGTtccagctctgcctctctgtgacCGTGTGGCCGCAGGGGTGGTTGCCAGCTCTTTCCTCACTTCagatgttttttcatttttttttaatttatttttgagaaggtggggggaggagagaaaacacaagcggggggaggggcggaaagcaagggagacccagaatctgaggcaggctgtgctgacagctcagagcctgacgcaggtctcaaacccacgaaccacaagatcatgagctgagctgaagtccagtgcttaacggagccacccaggcgtccactcctttttttttttttttttttttaattatttttatttaccttatttcacttaaaatctcatttcattctctgcAGCCAGGACAGATCTCGGTGACGACCTCACAGGGTAGCTCAGGGATTAGTGCTCGGAAACCGTAGGCCTGCTCGCTCGGGGCCAGTGTGCAGAACCAGAGATCTAAGTGCTCAGTGTTGGCGAGGAGGAGAGTCCGTCGGTGGCAGGGccatgtttctttctgtttccactCGTACTTGATGTGGGTCCTCAGACAAGCAACTTCACCTTTGAGCGGGGACTCTCCACTTCCTCTCCGGGGGATCCTTCCGTGGGGCTTCCAGCGCAGTCCCTAGCATGTCAGAAGTCTGCTCGTTGTATTTGTCACTGTGGTTTGCTTTTTGCGAGCCCATCATGTGCGCCTCTGAGGATGCTGCCTGCTTGTCAGGTGGGGAAGCAGAGTGCCCGGGGACTCAGCGTTGTGGCCAGTTCTGATCCTGCCTCTGCCGCCCCCAGCTGTGGGCCTTCTTCCTGTCTGGGCCTCTGTTGGCTCGTCTGCTAAATGAGGATGGAACAGTTGTCCCTCCTTGCAGGCTTGTTGGCTGGATTCACTGAGATCAGGGCCAGGCGAGTAGAAGGGGCCCAGTCCCCGACTTTATGACAAAGGCTGGTAAAGCACGTAGTGTGTGAGTCCCTGTGTTTTGAGACCACCTAAACTGACAGGAAGTGGCCAAACTTTCCAGTTCTGTATGTTTGTTCAGCAGGCCTTTCAAAGCCAGGCCGACTGACattccagtcctggctctgcccagcCTGTTCCCTCTGAGCTCAGTGTTCTCATTTCCAATCAAGGACGGCAGCAGTACCTGCCCTTGGGTTTACCCTGCCCTTGGACTGGGATGTTGGAAGCACCTGCCCCGGGCAGGCAACCCAGCCCGCCCTCAAGTTCAGCATTCTCCCCGCGTGCTCATGCCTTCCCCTGGGTCGCCTCCCTTTCTCTGCAGGGAGCGGGAacgcagagagaaggagagagaagaatgggAACGTCAGTACAGCCGGCAGAGCCGCTCACCCTCCCCCCGCTACAGTAAGTATCCCCACGGCCGCCGCTGGATGCCGCGTCGACGTCCAGCCCTGGAGCCCCGTCCCTGGGCGTGTGTGtgctttgttctcttttctctccaggtCGAGAGTACAGCTCTTCCCGAAGGTAAGCCAGCCAGCCCCGCTCCCTGGAACATGCGCCCCTGCCTCGATTCCCCAttccctctctgtacccctctgCGTGTGGAGGCTGGCCTGCTCCCGTTAGCGTCCCTCCCTCCGCAGCTCGCTCCCGGTCACGGGTGCGTGTGCATGCAGTGTGGCTGCTTCACCCGGCCCTCACGGggtccctcctttctctctccaggcGCTCAAGGTCGCGATCTCGAAGTCCCCATTACCGACATTAGGCAGAAgtgcggggggctggggggtggggtgagggctcAGGCTGTGATGCTGCTGGTTTTATCtctaatgaaataaaatcactCGCTATTTAATTCCCTTTACCTGGCCTCGGTGTCATCTGTGTGGTCAGTGTCCAGCCACCAGGGATAGCTGGGGAGGAAGCTGGTTGGGTCTGGGGACCGGAGCCACCGCCAGGAGCCCACGTGGCAAGTCCCGCCCACACCTGGGTGTCTAGGTGGCGGCTCCTTGTTCATCAGAAGTGCTTCTGCTGCAGTCCGTGAGGGCAGGGGCACGAGCAGTGGGGATCTGTGGGGAAGGGCCTGGACCGGGCATGTGGAGGACGGGCCAGGACTTTGCCCAGGGGCCTCTGGTGACAGGTCCGGGCTTCTCCCCACCCTCGTCTCGGCCCCTGCCCTGGCCTCGCCCACACCGGGAACCGGGAGCACGGCTTTCTGTGCCAGTCTTGCCGTGCCTGGGGCACTGGGGGCTGGcctttcccctcaccccctcactgCAAACCGGTCTGTCCAGCCGTCCACCCTAAAGAGGGAAGCCTCCCGCCCCACCTCAGACACCCCAAGAAAGCCAGAGTCCAAACGTGTGTGTTCTAGGCGGGAGGTTTACTCGCAGCAGAGCCAAGGCCAAGGTCGACAAGCACAGTAACGGTGGTACCAGGGACCGCAGAGAGGGCGTTCCCGCGCCTCAGGCGTCCCCGGCCACCTCGGGGTGCTTCTGCCGCAGGTGTTTGTCCAGGGTGGCACGCAGGCCGAAGGGCACACAGCAGTGGGGACATTCGAAGCGGGTGCTGCCCGGCCCCAGGCCGTGCATGCGGCGGTGGCGGTTGAGCTTGCTGCTCTGGGCACAGGCGTAGGGACAGAGCTCGCAGGTGTAGGGCCGCTCGCCCGTGTGTGAGCGCCGGTGCACCGTCAGGTTGCTGCTGTTGGTGAAGTGCTTTCCACAGAACTCACAGCTGCCCCCGGGCCCGCGGCTCTTGACCGCCGGCTTTGGCAGCTTCTTGGGGGACGTCGGGCCCTTCGCAGGCTCAGTTCTCTGTTCCTTGGTGGTAGCTTCCCAACTGGCCCCGCCGGGGCCCACCTGCGCCCCACCACCAGGAGCCCCGGGTTCCTGGACCCCCGCCGTGGCGGCCGCTCCGGCGCTCTCGCCGCTGCTGCGCAGCAGGGTGCTGGCCGGGGCCGCGGCGTGGGCCGCTGGCTCAGGAGGGGCAGCGGCAGAGGCCTGTTCTGGGCTGGCTTTGGCCTTGAAGGGGCTCTGAGGCCGTGGCTGCCGGTGGGTCTTCTTGTGGCGGTTGAGCTTGCTACTCTGGGTACAGGTGTAGGGACACTGGTCACAGGCATAGGGCCGCTCGCCTGTGTGCGAGCGCATGTGCACTTTGAGG
This genomic window contains:
- the CLASRP gene encoding CLK4-associating serine/arginine rich protein isoform X7; the encoded protein is MADGDFVRMLRKDKEEAEAIKHAKALEEEKAMYSGRRSRRQRREFREKRLRGRKISPPSYARRDSPTYDPYKRSPSESSSESRSRSRSPTPGREEKITFITSFGGSDEEAAAAAAAAAASGATTGKPPAPPQPGGPAPGRNAGARRRSSSSSSSSSSASRTSSSRSSSRSSSRSRRGGGYYRSGRHARSRSRSWSRSRSRSRRYSRSRSRGRRHSGGGSRDGHRYSRSPARRGGYGPRRRSRSRSRSGDRYRRGGRGPRHHSSSRSRSSWSLSPSRSRSLTRSRSPSQSRSRSQSRSRSRSQSHSPSPPREKLTRPAASPAVGEKLKKTEPAAGKETGAAKPKLTPQEKLKLRMQKALNRQFKADKKAAQEKMIQQEHERQEREDELRAMARKIRMKTAAVPALGFTLPLDWDVGSTCPGQATQPALKFSILPACSCLPLGRLPFSAGSGNAERRREKNGNVSTAGRAAHPPPATVESTALPEGKPASPAPWNMRPCLDSPFPLCTPLRVEAGLLPLASLPPQLAPGHGCVCMQCGCFTRPSRGPSFLSPGAQGRDLEVPITDIRQKCGGLGGGVRAQAVMLLVLSLMK